In one Streptomyces marincola genomic region, the following are encoded:
- a CDS encoding heme o synthase: MSVTAVDSRPVAGPVPDSAQWTAGDRVKAFIALTKPRIIELLLITTVPVMFLAEQGVPDLWLVFATCLGGYLSAGGANALNMYIDRDIDALMERTRNRPLVTGVVRPGECLAFGILLAVVSTLWFGLTVNWLSAGLALGALLFYVLGYTMLLKRRTAQNIVWGGIAGCLPVLIGWSSVTNSLSWAAVILFLVIFFWTPPHYWPLSMRVKEDYARVGVPMLPVIAANTVVARQIVVYSWVMVLVSMALWPLGYTGWFYPVVAGLAGGWWLWEAHSLLARARAGQRGAKLKEMRLFHWSITYVSVVFLAVAIDPFLR; this comes from the coding sequence GTGTCCGTGACGGCCGTCGATTCCCGTCCCGTGGCCGGGCCGGTTCCGGATTCCGCCCAGTGGACGGCGGGAGACCGGGTCAAGGCGTTCATCGCGCTGACGAAGCCCCGCATCATCGAACTGCTGCTCATCACGACCGTTCCGGTGATGTTCCTCGCCGAGCAGGGCGTGCCCGACCTGTGGCTGGTCTTCGCCACCTGCCTCGGCGGCTACCTCTCGGCGGGCGGCGCGAACGCGCTGAACATGTACATCGACCGCGACATCGACGCGCTCATGGAGCGCACCCGCAACCGGCCGCTGGTGACCGGAGTCGTGCGGCCGGGGGAGTGCCTGGCGTTCGGCATCCTGCTCGCCGTGGTCTCGACGCTGTGGTTCGGGCTGACGGTGAACTGGCTGTCGGCCGGCCTCGCGCTGGGCGCACTGCTGTTCTACGTGCTCGGGTACACGATGCTGCTCAAGCGCCGCACCGCGCAGAACATCGTGTGGGGCGGCATCGCCGGATGCCTGCCGGTGCTCATCGGCTGGTCCTCGGTCACGAACTCGCTCTCGTGGGCGGCCGTGATCCTCTTCCTCGTCATCTTCTTCTGGACGCCGCCGCACTACTGGCCGCTGTCGATGCGGGTCAAGGAGGACTACGCCCGGGTGGGCGTCCCCATGCTCCCGGTGATCGCGGCCAACACGGTCGTCGCACGGCAGATCGTCGTCTACAGCTGGGTGATGGTCCTCGTCTCGATGGCCCTGTGGCCGCTCGGCTACACCGGCTGGTTCTACCCGGTGGTCGCGGGCCTGGCCGGCGGGTGGTGGCTGTGGGAGGCGCACAGCCTGCTGGCGCGGGCGCGCGCCGGGCAGCGGGGCGCGAAGCTGAAGGAGATGCGCCTCTTCCACTGGTCCATCACCTATGTGTCGGTGGTGTTCCTCGCGGTGGCGATCGACCCGTTCCTGCGCTGA
- a CDS encoding cysteine desulfurase, whose product MTEAIPAAPPGLLDTEAIRKDFPLLDRTVHGGKRLVYLDNAASSQKPRQVLDAMNAYYERHHANVHRGVHVLAEEATALYEGARDKVAAFVNAPSRDEVVFTKNASESLNLVANMLGWADEPYRVDSGTEIVITEMEHHSNIVPWQFLAQRTGAKLKWFGLTDDGRLDLSDLDQVITERTKVVSFVLVSNVLGTVNPYEAIIRRAQQVGALVVIDASQAAPHMPLDVQALQADFVAFTGHKMCGPTGIGVLWGRQELLEDLPPFLGGGEMIETVTMSASTYAPAPHKFEAGTPPIAQAVGLGAAVDYLSGIGMDRIAAHEHAITQYALERLSEVPDLRIIGPVSGEDRGATISFTLADIHPHDVGQVLDEQGIAVRVGHHCARPVCLRYGIPATTRASFYLYSTPAEVDALVAGLEYVRGFFR is encoded by the coding sequence ATGACCGAGGCGATTCCGGCGGCACCGCCGGGGCTGCTGGACACCGAGGCGATCCGCAAGGACTTCCCCCTGCTGGACCGCACCGTGCACGGCGGCAAGCGGCTGGTGTACCTGGACAACGCGGCCAGCTCCCAGAAGCCGCGCCAGGTGCTCGACGCGATGAACGCCTACTACGAGCGCCATCACGCCAACGTGCACCGCGGCGTGCACGTGCTGGCCGAGGAGGCCACGGCCCTCTACGAGGGGGCGCGGGACAAGGTGGCCGCGTTCGTCAACGCGCCGAGCCGTGACGAGGTGGTCTTCACCAAGAACGCCTCCGAGTCGCTCAACCTCGTGGCCAACATGCTGGGCTGGGCCGACGAGCCGTACCGGGTGGACTCCGGCACGGAGATCGTCATCACGGAGATGGAGCACCACTCCAACATCGTGCCGTGGCAGTTCCTCGCGCAGCGCACGGGCGCGAAGCTGAAGTGGTTCGGCCTCACCGACGACGGCAGGCTCGACCTGTCCGACCTCGACCAGGTCATCACGGAACGGACCAAGGTCGTCTCGTTCGTGCTGGTGTCCAACGTGCTCGGCACCGTCAACCCGTACGAGGCGATCATCCGCCGCGCCCAGCAGGTCGGCGCCCTCGTGGTGATCGACGCCTCGCAGGCCGCGCCGCACATGCCGCTCGACGTGCAGGCGCTCCAGGCGGACTTCGTCGCGTTCACGGGCCACAAGATGTGCGGCCCGACCGGCATCGGCGTGCTCTGGGGCCGCCAGGAGCTGCTTGAGGACCTGCCGCCGTTCCTCGGCGGCGGCGAGATGATCGAGACGGTCACGATGAGCGCCTCGACGTACGCGCCCGCGCCGCACAAGTTCGAGGCGGGCACGCCCCCGATCGCGCAGGCGGTCGGCCTCGGCGCGGCCGTCGACTACCTGTCCGGCATCGGCATGGACCGGATCGCCGCGCACGAGCACGCGATCACCCAGTACGCGCTCGAACGGCTCTCGGAGGTGCCCGACCTGAGGATCATCGGCCCGGTGTCGGGGGAGGACCGCGGGGCGACGATCTCGTTCACGCTCGCGGACATCCATCCGCACGACGTGGGCCAGGTGCTCGACGAGCAGGGCATCGCCGTGCGGGTCGGGCACCACTGCGCCCGGCCGGTCTGCCTGCGCTACGGAATTCCCGCGACCACGCGGGCGTCGTTCTATCTGTACTCCACGCCGGCCGAGGTCGACGCCCTCGTCGCGGGCCTGGAGTACGTCCGTGGCTTCTTCCGATGA
- a CDS encoding non-heme iron oxygenase ferredoxin subunit: protein MSGTEGFVPVCTVGDLEEDVPRRVELGGVPVAVVRTEGSVFAVDDTCSHANVSLSEGEVTDCRIECWLHGSSFDLRTGEPSGLPATRPIPVYPVKIEGDGPGAAVLVSVTQES from the coding sequence ATGAGTGGCACCGAGGGATTCGTTCCCGTCTGCACGGTGGGCGACCTGGAGGAGGACGTCCCCCGGCGGGTCGAGCTGGGCGGAGTCCCCGTGGCCGTGGTGCGCACCGAGGGTTCGGTGTTCGCCGTCGACGACACCTGCTCGCACGCGAACGTCTCGCTCTCCGAGGGCGAGGTGACCGACTGCCGGATCGAGTGCTGGCTGCACGGCTCCAGCTTCGACCTGCGCACGGGCGAGCCCTCGGGCCTGCCCGCGACCCGCCCCATCCCCGTTTACCCCGTCAAGATCGAAGGAGACGGCCCCGGCGCCGCCGTGCTCGTCTCCGTCACCCAGGAGTCCTGA
- a CDS encoding COX15/CtaA family protein, with product MLKAVRNPLAFIAGRWTPHPRTVRRAALTALVMSVCIVVTGGAVRLTGSGLGCETWPKCSDDSLVATTEMGWHGLIEFGNRMLTYVVSAAVGWTIVAARSAKPRRRGLTRLGWAQFWVVAGNGILGGITVLTELNPFIVAAHFLAATALITAATVTWQRTREGDEAPRPLVGVRLRRAVLGLTALTAALIVVGTGVTGSGKHAGDSSDIERMPFDWETITRVHSALAWAVVLATAAIWFALRRADAPHAVRARARDLFAVLMAQGVIGYTQYALDEPELLVGVHLFGSALVWIFTLRLLLATRDRGPAPAPADTPSPRDPARSRAAERRTEPEPAPAS from the coding sequence GTGCTGAAAGCAGTGCGAAACCCCCTCGCCTTCATCGCCGGCCGCTGGACGCCGCACCCGCGCACCGTGCGCCGTGCGGCCCTGACCGCCCTCGTCATGAGCGTGTGCATCGTCGTCACCGGCGGCGCGGTCCGGCTCACCGGCTCGGGGCTCGGCTGCGAGACCTGGCCCAAGTGCAGCGACGACAGCCTGGTCGCGACCACCGAGATGGGCTGGCACGGGCTGATCGAGTTCGGCAACCGCATGCTCACGTACGTGGTGAGCGCCGCCGTGGGCTGGACCATCGTCGCCGCGCGCTCGGCCAAGCCGCGGCGCCGCGGACTGACCCGGCTCGGCTGGGCGCAGTTCTGGGTCGTCGCGGGCAACGGCATCCTCGGCGGCATCACCGTGCTGACCGAGCTGAACCCGTTCATCGTCGCCGCGCACTTCCTGGCGGCCACGGCGCTGATCACGGCCGCCACCGTCACCTGGCAGCGCACGCGCGAGGGCGACGAGGCGCCCCGCCCGCTGGTCGGGGTGCGGCTGCGGCGGGCCGTCCTCGGGCTCACCGCGCTCACCGCGGCGCTGATCGTCGTCGGCACGGGGGTCACGGGCAGCGGCAAGCACGCGGGGGACAGCAGCGACATCGAGCGCATGCCGTTCGACTGGGAGACCATCACCCGCGTCCACTCGGCGCTCGCCTGGGCGGTCGTGCTGGCCACGGCGGCGATCTGGTTCGCGCTGCGCCGCGCGGACGCGCCGCACGCGGTGCGGGCGAGGGCCAGGGACCTGTTCGCCGTCCTGATGGCGCAGGGCGTCATCGGCTACACGCAGTACGCCCTCGACGAGCCCGAACTGCTCGTCGGCGTGCACCTGTTCGGCTCCGCGCTGGTGTGGATCTTCACCCTCAGGCTGCTGCTCGCCACGCGCGACCGCGGTCCCGCGCCCGCCCCGGCGGACACGCCGTCGCCGCGGGACCCGGCGCGGTCGCGGGCGGCCGAGCGGCGCACCGAGCCCGAGCCCGCCCCGGCCTCCTGA
- a CDS encoding ABC transporter ATP-binding protein, protein MHTPGAGPAVEAVGLVKRYGRTTALDGLDLTVRRGTVTAVLGPNGAGKTTAVESCEGYRVPDAGRLRVLGLDPVAQAAALRPRIGVMLQRDGVYPGVRAMEMLRHVARLHAHPLDVGELAGRLGLDSFGRTTYRRLSGGQRQRLALALALVGRPELVFLDEPTAGLDPQARHATWALIRELRDDGVTVLLTTHHMEEAEELADEVAIVDAGRVIAHGGPAELSRGGASDVLRFTGRPGLDLVSLRQALPVGSEATEPSPGNYRITGDVGPRLLATVTAWCAQHGVLADRITTRRHTLEDVFLELTGKELRP, encoded by the coding sequence ATGCACACCCCAGGGGCCGGACCGGCCGTCGAAGCAGTCGGCCTGGTCAAACGGTACGGCCGCACGACCGCGCTCGACGGTCTCGACCTGACCGTGCGCCGCGGGACCGTGACGGCCGTGCTCGGGCCGAACGGGGCCGGCAAGACGACGGCCGTCGAGTCCTGCGAGGGCTACCGCGTCCCCGACGCCGGCCGGCTGCGCGTGCTCGGGCTCGACCCCGTGGCGCAGGCCGCCGCGCTGCGCCCGCGCATCGGCGTGATGCTCCAGCGCGACGGGGTCTACCCGGGCGTGCGCGCGATGGAGATGCTGCGCCACGTGGCGCGGCTGCACGCGCACCCGCTCGACGTCGGCGAACTGGCCGGCCGGCTCGGCCTCGACAGCTTCGGGCGCACCACCTACCGGCGGCTCTCGGGCGGGCAGCGGCAGCGGCTCGCGCTGGCGCTCGCCCTCGTGGGCCGCCCCGAGCTGGTCTTCCTCGACGAGCCGACCGCGGGACTCGACCCGCAGGCCAGGCACGCCACGTGGGCGCTGATCAGGGAGCTGCGCGACGACGGGGTGACCGTGCTGCTCACCACGCACCACATGGAGGAGGCGGAGGAGCTGGCCGACGAGGTCGCCATCGTCGACGCCGGGCGCGTCATCGCGCACGGCGGCCCGGCCGAGCTGAGCCGCGGCGGTGCCTCGGACGTGCTCCGCTTCACCGGCAGGCCCGGCCTCGACCTGGTCTCGCTGCGCCAGGCGCTGCCGGTGGGCAGCGAGGCCACCGAGCCGAGTCCTGGCAACTACCGCATCACCGGCGACGTCGGCCCGCGCCTGCTCGCCACCGTCACCGCCTGGTGCGCCCAGCACGGCGTGCTCGCCGACCGGATCACCACCAGGCGGCACACCCTTGAGGACGTCTTCCTCGAACTGACCGGCAAGGAGCTGCGGCCGTGA
- the sufC gene encoding Fe-S cluster assembly ATPase SufC has product MATLEIHDLHVSVDGEGGPKEILRGVDLTVKQGETHAIMGPNGSGKSTLAYSLAGHPKYTVTGGTVTLDGEDVLEMSVDERARAGVFLAMQYPVEVPGVSVSNFLRTSATAVRGEAPRLRTWVKEVKEAMERLEMDPAFAERNVNEGFSGGEKKRHEILQLELLKPKVAILDETDSGLDIDALRIVSDGVNRVRESGEVGTLLITHYTRILRYIKPDHVHVFAGGRVVESGGAELADKLEAEGYEQYTKGGAS; this is encoded by the coding sequence ATGGCAACGCTTGAGATCCACGACCTGCACGTTTCCGTCGACGGCGAAGGCGGCCCCAAAGAGATCCTGCGCGGGGTCGACCTGACCGTGAAGCAGGGCGAGACGCACGCCATCATGGGCCCGAACGGCTCCGGCAAGTCCACCCTGGCGTACTCGCTCGCCGGCCACCCCAAGTACACCGTCACCGGCGGCACCGTCACCCTCGACGGCGAGGACGTCCTGGAGATGTCCGTCGACGAGCGCGCCCGCGCCGGCGTCTTCCTCGCGATGCAGTACCCCGTCGAGGTGCCCGGCGTCTCCGTCTCCAACTTCCTGCGCACCTCGGCCACCGCCGTGCGCGGCGAGGCGCCGCGCCTGCGGACCTGGGTCAAGGAGGTCAAGGAGGCCATGGAGCGGCTGGAGATGGACCCCGCGTTCGCCGAGCGCAACGTGAACGAGGGCTTCTCCGGCGGTGAGAAGAAGCGGCACGAGATCCTTCAGCTCGAACTGCTGAAGCCGAAGGTCGCCATCCTGGACGAGACCGACTCGGGGCTCGACATCGACGCGCTGCGCATCGTCTCCGACGGCGTGAACCGGGTCAGGGAGAGCGGCGAGGTCGGCACCCTGCTGATCACGCACTACACGCGCATCCTGCGCTACATCAAGCCCGACCACGTGCACGTCTTCGCGGGCGGCCGGGTCGTGGAGTCCGGTGGCGCGGAGCTGGCCGACAAGCTTGAGGCCGAGGGCTACGAGCAGTACACCAAGGGAGGCGCCTCATGA
- a CDS encoding helix-turn-helix transcriptional regulator, whose protein sequence is MEVPGATEAVGGPALPAAPEEQSGTRRRVARSILDHGPSTAADLAGRLGLTQAAVRRHLDALVADGLVEPREKRVHGSRGRGRPAKVFAVTDSGREAFGHAYDELAVEALRWIERAAGDQGAAAVMAFARARAEAQAEQYRPFLERAAPEDRARALAEALSHHGYAAVARGVPAPAGEQLCQHHCPVAHAAARYPQLCEAETEVFSRLLGTHVQRLATIAHGDGVCTTFVPRSEQAAGAAEGTETTAPPRIAGRNPA, encoded by the coding sequence ATGGAGGTGCCGGGGGCCACCGAGGCCGTCGGCGGACCCGCGCTGCCCGCCGCGCCCGAGGAGCAGTCGGGGACGCGGCGTCGCGTCGCGCGTTCCATTCTGGACCACGGCCCGTCCACGGCGGCCGACCTGGCCGGCCGGCTCGGGCTCACCCAGGCGGCCGTGCGCCGCCACCTGGACGCACTCGTCGCCGACGGACTGGTCGAGCCCCGCGAGAAGCGGGTGCACGGTTCGCGCGGCAGGGGCCGCCCCGCCAAGGTCTTCGCGGTCACCGACTCCGGCCGTGAGGCGTTCGGCCACGCCTACGACGAGCTGGCCGTCGAGGCGCTGCGCTGGATCGAGCGCGCCGCCGGCGACCAGGGGGCGGCGGCCGTCATGGCGTTCGCCCGGGCCAGGGCCGAGGCGCAGGCCGAGCAGTACCGCCCGTTCCTGGAGCGGGCGGCGCCCGAGGACCGGGCCCGCGCCCTGGCCGAGGCCCTGTCCCACCACGGCTACGCCGCCGTGGCGCGCGGGGTCCCCGCGCCCGCGGGGGAGCAGCTGTGCCAGCATCACTGCCCGGTGGCGCACGCCGCCGCCCGCTATCCGCAGCTGTGCGAGGCGGAGACCGAGGTCTTCTCCCGCCTGCTGGGCACCCATGTGCAGCGCCTGGCCACCATCGCCCATGGTGACGGTGTCTGCACGACCTTCGTTCCCCGCTCCGAGCAGGCGGCCGGGGCCGCGGAGGGCACCGAGACCACCGCACCACCACGCATCGCCGGGAGGAACCCCGCATGA
- a CDS encoding ABC transporter permease → MIAAQAALETRMLLRHGEQLLLTVVIPTLLLVLFSSVDVVDVGEGERVDFLAPGILALAALSTAFTGQAIATGYERRYGVLKRLGASPLPRWGLMCGKTCAVLVTLALQTVLLTCVALALGWDPRGNPAAAALLMLLGAAAFSGLGLLMAGTLRAEVTLAAANLVFVLLLFFGGVIIPLDDFPGALRDVFGLLPVGALSDGLRSVLREGAGMPWGDAAVLACWAVLGLGAAARFFRWE, encoded by the coding sequence ATGATCGCCGCGCAGGCCGCCCTGGAGACCAGGATGCTGCTGCGCCACGGCGAGCAGCTGCTGCTCACGGTGGTCATCCCGACGCTGCTGCTCGTGCTCTTCAGCAGCGTGGACGTCGTGGACGTCGGCGAGGGCGAACGCGTGGACTTCCTCGCTCCCGGCATCCTCGCGCTCGCGGCGCTGTCCACCGCGTTCACCGGCCAGGCCATCGCCACCGGCTACGAACGCAGGTACGGGGTACTCAAGCGCCTGGGCGCCTCGCCGCTGCCGCGCTGGGGGCTGATGTGCGGCAAGACGTGCGCGGTCCTGGTGACCCTCGCGCTCCAGACCGTGCTGCTCACCTGCGTCGCCCTCGCCCTCGGCTGGGACCCGCGGGGCAACCCGGCGGCGGCGGCCCTGCTGATGCTGCTCGGCGCCGCCGCGTTCTCCGGTCTCGGCCTGCTCATGGCGGGCACGCTGCGCGCCGAGGTGACGCTCGCCGCGGCGAACCTCGTGTTCGTGCTGCTGCTGTTCTTCGGCGGCGTGATCATCCCGCTGGACGACTTCCCCGGCGCGCTGCGCGACGTGTTCGGGCTGCTGCCCGTCGGCGCCCTGTCGGACGGCCTGCGGTCGGTGCTGCGCGAGGGCGCGGGAATGCCGTGGGGGGACGCGGCGGTCCTCGCCTGCTGGGCCGTGCTCGGCCTCGGCGCCGCGGCCCGCTTCTTCCGCTGGGAGTGA
- the sufD gene encoding Fe-S cluster assembly protein SufD, producing the protein MAEAQSTPAGAGSGGAVAVAAESTVATRMSAPPSFDVADFPVPHGREEEWRFTPLERLRGLHDGTATADGSIKAEITAPDGVTVETVDRDDPRIGRAGKPADRVAAQAFSAFEKATVVTVAAEAVPAEPVRVSLHGEGGVTFGHTVFDVGRFAEVVLVLDHTGDAVRAANVEFHVGEGAKVTVVSVQDWADTAVHCSQHSALVGRDASFKSVVVTFGGDVVRLHPRVDFAGPGGEAELYGLYFTDDGQHQEHRLLVDHSAPNCRSNVAYKGALQGERAHAVWIGDVLIRAAATGTDTYELNRNLVLTDGARVDSVPNLEIETGEIAGAGHASATGRFEDEQLFYLMARGITAEEARRLVVRGFFAELVQQIGVPDVEERLIARLEAELAESIA; encoded by the coding sequence ATGGCTGAGGCCCAGAGCACCCCGGCCGGTGCCGGCTCGGGAGGAGCGGTCGCGGTGGCCGCGGAGTCCACCGTGGCCACCCGGATGAGCGCGCCGCCGTCCTTCGACGTGGCGGACTTCCCGGTGCCCCACGGGCGCGAGGAGGAGTGGCGCTTCACTCCTCTGGAGCGGCTGCGGGGGCTGCACGACGGCACCGCCACCGCGGACGGATCGATCAAGGCGGAGATCACCGCCCCCGACGGCGTCACCGTCGAGACCGTGGACCGCGACGACCCGCGGATCGGCCGGGCGGGCAAGCCCGCCGACCGGGTCGCCGCGCAGGCGTTCAGCGCCTTCGAGAAGGCCACGGTCGTCACGGTGGCCGCGGAGGCCGTCCCGGCCGAGCCGGTGCGCGTGAGCCTGCACGGCGAGGGCGGCGTGACGTTCGGGCACACCGTCTTCGACGTCGGGCGCTTCGCCGAGGTGGTCCTCGTCCTCGACCACACCGGCGACGCGGTGCGCGCGGCCAACGTGGAGTTCCACGTCGGCGAGGGCGCGAAGGTGACCGTGGTCTCGGTGCAGGACTGGGCGGACACGGCCGTGCACTGCTCGCAGCACAGCGCGCTCGTCGGGCGCGACGCCTCGTTCAAGTCCGTCGTGGTCACCTTCGGCGGTGACGTGGTGCGGCTCCACCCGCGGGTGGACTTCGCGGGCCCGGGCGGCGAGGCCGAGCTGTACGGGCTGTACTTCACGGACGACGGCCAGCACCAGGAGCACCGCCTGCTGGTGGACCACTCCGCCCCCAACTGCCGCAGCAACGTGGCGTACAAGGGCGCGCTCCAGGGCGAGCGGGCGCACGCGGTGTGGATCGGCGACGTGCTGATCCGGGCCGCGGCCACCGGCACCGACACCTACGAGCTGAACCGCAACCTGGTCCTGACCGACGGGGCGCGGGTGGACTCCGTCCCCAATCTGGAGATCGAGACCGGTGAGATCGCCGGCGCGGGCCACGCCTCGGCCACGGGAAGGTTCGAGGACGAACAACTGTTCTATCTGATGGCCCGCGGCATCACGGCCGAGGAGGCCCGCCGCCTGGTCGTGCGCGGCTTCTTCGCCGAGCTGGTGCAGCAGATCGGCGTCCCGGACGTCGAGGAGCGGCTGATCGCGCGGCTCGAAGCCGAGCTGGCGGAGTCCATCGCATGA
- the sufB gene encoding Fe-S cluster assembly protein SufB produces the protein MTLPTETAHPELEGLGKYEYGWADSDTAGAAARRGLSEDVVRDISAKKSEPDWMLKLRLKGLKLFGKKPMPNWGSDLSGIDFDNIKYFVRSTEKQAQSWEDLPEDIRNTYDRLGIPEAEKQRLVAGVAAQYESEVVYHQIREDLERQGVLFLDTDTALREHPELFQEHFGTVIPAGDNKFAALNTAVWSGGSFIYVPPGVHVDIPLQAYFRINTENMGQFERTLIIVDENAYVHYVEGCTAPIYNSDSLHSAVVEIIVKKGGRCRYTTIQNWSNNVYNLVTKRAVAYEGATMEWVDGNIGSKVTMKYPAVYLMGEHAKGETLSVAFAGEGQHQDAGAKMVHMAPRTSSNIVSKSVARGGGRTSYRGLIEINEGAEGSKSNVLCDALLVDTISRSDTYPYVDVREDDVTMGHEATVSKVSDDQLFYLMSRGLSEDEAMAMIVRGFVEPIAKELPMEYALELNRLIELQMEGAVG, from the coding sequence ATGACGCTCCCCACGGAGACGGCACACCCCGAACTCGAGGGTCTGGGCAAGTACGAGTACGGCTGGGCCGACTCCGACACGGCCGGTGCCGCCGCCAGGCGCGGCCTGTCGGAGGACGTCGTCCGCGACATCTCGGCCAAGAAGTCCGAGCCGGACTGGATGCTCAAGCTGCGCCTGAAGGGCCTGAAGCTGTTCGGCAAGAAGCCCATGCCGAACTGGGGCTCCGACCTCAGCGGCATCGACTTCGACAACATCAAGTACTTCGTGCGCTCCACCGAGAAGCAGGCCCAGAGCTGGGAGGACCTGCCGGAGGACATCAGGAACACCTACGACCGGCTCGGCATCCCCGAGGCGGAGAAGCAGCGCCTCGTCGCCGGCGTCGCCGCGCAGTACGAGTCGGAGGTCGTCTACCACCAGATCCGCGAGGACCTGGAGCGGCAGGGCGTGCTTTTTCTCGACACCGACACGGCGCTGCGGGAGCACCCGGAGCTGTTCCAGGAGCACTTCGGCACCGTGATCCCGGCCGGGGACAACAAGTTCGCCGCGCTGAACACGGCCGTCTGGTCCGGCGGATCGTTCATCTACGTGCCGCCGGGCGTGCACGTGGACATCCCGCTCCAGGCGTACTTCCGTATCAACACGGAGAACATGGGGCAGTTCGAGCGGACGCTGATCATCGTCGACGAGAACGCGTACGTGCACTACGTCGAGGGCTGCACCGCGCCCATCTACAACTCGGACTCGCTGCACTCCGCGGTCGTGGAGATCATCGTCAAGAAGGGCGGCCGCTGCCGCTACACGACCATCCAGAACTGGTCGAACAACGTGTACAACCTGGTGACCAAGCGCGCCGTGGCCTACGAGGGCGCCACCATGGAGTGGGTCGACGGCAACATCGGCTCCAAGGTCACCATGAAGTACCCGGCGGTCTACCTGATGGGCGAGCACGCCAAGGGCGAGACGCTGTCCGTGGCCTTCGCGGGCGAGGGGCAGCACCAGGACGCCGGCGCCAAGATGGTGCACATGGCGCCGCGCACCTCCTCCAACATCGTCTCCAAGTCGGTGGCCCGCGGCGGCGGGCGCACGTCCTACCGCGGCCTCATCGAGATCAACGAGGGCGCCGAGGGCTCGAAGTCCAACGTGCTGTGCGACGCGCTGCTCGTCGACACCATCTCGCGGTCCGACACCTACCCGTACGTGGACGTCCGCGAGGACGACGTGACGATGGGGCACGAGGCGACCGTCTCGAAGGTGAGCGACGACCAGCTGTTCTACCTGATGAGCCGCGGCCTGTCCGAGGACGAGGCGATGGCGATGATCGTGCGCGGCTTCGTCGAGCCGATCGCCAAGGAGCTGCCGATGGAGTACGCCCTTGAGCTGAACCGGCTGATCGAACTCCAGATGGAGGGCGCCGTCGGCTGA